The nucleotide window atattataaagagttcagatgcagAATCTTCTAAGTGCGTCTGGTATGATTTCTTGTTACGTAGCGTTTTGTTAATTAGTTGAcaatatttctgaatggcctgagggaTTTGCTGATTTGATGGCACTAAAGTATGAGCATCGAAAGTATTAGTTTACAGTAGTTATCTTATTTTTACTGTATGTGGCAATTAGCAGCTTTTCATCTGAACTTTTCATATATTGTTGTTGACGTTCAAAAAGCACACACCTAACCCCCTCCTCTGATTATCATCAATACTGCTGTAAAGAGGGTGAAGCTGAACTCTGACCTCAGATGAACTGAACTGCAACCCTCCAGTTTTTATACAAATGCTGCTATCCCATCTGCATATTGTTTGCACTACAatgtaaacatactgtaaataaactGTACTTTTATGTGCCGCAATGTATTTTTCTCCTTTTTAAACACTGtatattacttatttattttttcttatagTTTTGTGTAATGTCGTATAATGCAGACTTGAGGGAATGTATTTGAATACTCTGTATGTCCTGTACATATGCAGAATTGTCAAGCAAGTTGACTGTgacttttattatattattattattattattttatttatttattctttgaaGCTCAAAACAAGGTACAGGTAACACATAATGACAAatgataacaacaacaacaacaacaacaacaacaacaacaaaaaagatacaaaacaGAACGACTAGGGGTAAATATATatcatataaattaaatatataaaaattaaatgtgttaatcATAAAAAGAAGAATAGGACATCAAAAAATGGAAATGGATTACAGAAAGACATAGTTTTTAAGGCTTATTATGCATTATGCAAAAAACGAGAGTTTTAGCTTTTAAATTTATAAATGTGGAACTGGGCAAGTAGCAATATtagattaataataaaaaatgtatctctTTAGATTTATCATAATCTACAAAACGTAGTACTGTACCGCATCCTTCCAAAACagggacttttattttggttCTCGGAGCCTGACGTGTGGTGACGTCATAAGGAGTGCGCTGTTGCTCGTCTTTCGGTTGAGGGAAGATTGATGTTGTTGTGTGAGGTAAATAAAAcgatataaaatattattacattttaaacaaatgtactCCAACAACTTAAATGTTACTGAAGCAACTTTTGATAATATTACAATATTTTAATACTTGATTGTGAAGTACTGAGAGACTCTTTCTCTTGAACAACTGCAATGAGTTGGGTTTGGTCTctgaaacaaacataaaaacatgaagaaaaaaaattactttctttttCAAACCATTCAGGTTTGTATGTTCTGCTAATGAGGGTTTTTGTTTGAGAGagagtgttttttttattgaggAATGCAAGTTAACATACATCTTTATAAATTCACATCCATACTTTATGTTGCAGATCTAAATTGAAATCTTATTTCCTTGAAAATCTTACAATTCACTGCAGATATATGTGAATTCAACATcttatttattcttttattttaaaattaatttaacctAGTTTAGTCACGTATCTTATGGGGTGggttcccagacagggtttatgttaagccaggactaagccttatattaggacatttaagtagtatttacaaacatacctttaaaataatactggtgtgcatctagggtcaaaaatatctaatgttagttaatgtcaatacagttattcatgttagttgtTGGTTCCTTATTTATGTTAGCAGTTACGTCTTTTGATTTTATAATTGATTTAGTAATGCCAAAatgaacatgaactaagattaataaatgctatagaagtattgttcatgttagctaatgcatttactatttGTTAAGAAATACAGCCTTATTGTAAGGTGTTACCGCAGTATTTTCTATCCGTAAATCATTCACCAACCACTGAGAATCCCATAATAGTCAACCAGTAATATGAATATTAAGTAACTAAATCCCCTCCACTGAGAGTTTGAGTTGTAGACCACACAGTAACCAGTGTCATGGTATTACATTGAAGATTCGGTCATTGTTAACACTTTATGTTTATTTGATCATAGTTCATCTATAAATACTGTGAAGAAGTCAAACAAGCAGCTGCTGTCACAACACATTCAACTACTCTACTATTCTGATCCACTGTTGTAATGATGGAGTGTGTTAAAGAGGAGACTGATCCTGAATCATTCACAATAACACCTCAACATACTCAACAACAAAGAGGTTTGTGTCTAATCTTCATTTATCATTAATAACTGATAAAGTTTATAAAAGTGTCAGGCTCTGGTTATAAAATCATTAGAGCTGTATAATATGATAGTTAGATTTGACTTAAAGGGTCATGAAACCCCTTTTTGCAGCTTCAGTTTACCTCATTATCGTTAAGAAAAATACAACTTAAGCTGTGTTTTCACCAAAGGTCCTTTCTCCAGGAACTCGCGAGTTTAATGTGGTACTCTCAGAGTGTTTCCACTGCCGGAACTAGACACTCAATAAAGTTCCTGTGTTCAGAATTTGCCCCCTTCATTAAGTTTAGCGAGTGGTACTTGGGCACTGAACATGCTGATTGTTTCAGTTCACACTGCATTTTATTGGTTGACTGTACGCAGCATTGTGTGACATTAAAAACCAAAAGTTTTCCATGGTAATTTGAGCACTTGGGTTTAAAGTACTGGTTTAAAGTTACAACATTTTACTTATGCCATGACATATATTTTGTTATACTGCATTGCAGCCCCCTCCCAAAAAAataatgcttaaaacaagactGTACCCTAAAATCTATATATTCACTACTAACACATATTCACTAACAAATGCACTTTGTAAAAAAAGCATAATATTTGCTTTTGAAGTAATATTTCAATATTATAATgggaatttttatttatattctgtAAATGTGTGTTGCGGATTTTTAtatctgttttaaaatgttCTCTTATATACAGAAAACAGTGTTTAAACCATGCGGATAGAGTCAGCATATGGGTATCTTGTTTATTTAGTTATACATGTTTTTATTAAGAAAAACATcacatttacactgcaaaaaatttagCATGGATTataaacaacttggttttgcaagtcatttcaacctactattttaagttttgacttgttaTAAGAttacttaaaattttttttttttatttgacatgatttttttatagtgcactgtaaaaattcgTTGTTgcaattacatttttacaatttatttaaactttctttttttatttaaactgaCTAGAGAGGCattgttataaattataaattaattcaattaattcaaagagctaattcaactttatttatagcaacttctcaagaaagtaaaaaaaaatgtaaattcaagttgattacaaatgtgcaacaaagaatttatggcaacactttaaaataaggttcattagttaacatacTGAACTTacaatgaactgcacttatacagcatttattaatctttgttaatgttaattttaacaattctttattaaattattaacgttatcttgttaacgttagttaatgtactgtgaactaacatgaacaaacaattacaagctttatttctattaactaacattaacaaagattaataaatactgtaacaaatgtattgctcatggtctgttaatgttagttaatacattaactaaatttaactaatgaaccttattgtaaaatgttaccGAATTTATTACTGTGTAGCTTTTCCCGCTCTAAAAATTTACCGCCTCTTGTTAACATCTCAGAAAATGTTGTTTAGTGTTTCATGACCCcttaaataattgtaaaataaGCAGGCAGCTGTTTACTGTATAGTTTATAGTTTATTGTATAGCTCATGGGTCAGGGCAGGGGTTCAAATCCAgggaacacatactgataagAAGTAATAAATTGTAAGTTTCTTTGGATAAATACATCTGCATAATATTGACCGTTGACCACAAAACTAGTCATCtgtttgtaatttattttttttaaggggaggacaatatttggctaaGATGCAACTGATATCGGAAAATCTGAAatgttgcaaaaaaaaaaaaaaaaaaccatttaaatattgagaaaatcgcctttaaagttgtccaaatgaagttaTATATATCTACGGaagaacatttacaaaatattttaatggaACATGatgtttacttaatatcctaatgatctataattttgacccatacaatgtattgttgactATTGCTATAAATATATCTGTGCTACTTCACAGATGTAAGTCCAGGGTCACAGATGTAAATAAATGCGATGGTATTGaatatgacagaattttcattttttgcattCTGATATTAAATTAGAATTTGCTTTCTTATTTGACCAAAATTATAAATGTTACTATTTTTATTTCAGACCTGGTGGGAGTGAAAGAGGAAGGTCAAGAACACAATGAAGTAAAGGATGAACATCAGGACCAATTTTTTTTGTCTGACAGCCTCTCAGAAACTAATAACAATTCCCCTCAAAAAAGagttaaagcaaaaaatgtttttgaatgcCATCTTTGTGGTAAGACTTTCTCACAAAAAGGGTACCTAAAGTATCACCTAATGATTCACACTGGTGAGAGGCCTCACGCATGCTCCCACTGTGAGAAGACTTTCATCCATAAATGTGAACTTAGGGATCACATGATGATTCACACAGGTGAGAGGCCTTTTGCCTGCCCTCAgtgtaataaatgtttcattacTAAAGCAAGACTTAATGTTCACATAAAGACTCACAGTACTGAAAGTCCGTACATCTGccatcagtgtggaaagagtttcgtATGTAAAGGATATCTTGAACAGCATATGATAACTCACAGTCTGACACATAAATCACATAAGACTTTTTTATGCgctcagtgtggaaagagtttttcaCAGAAGAGATACTTTAATGCTCATGTGAGAAGCCACACTATTGATGGGTCGTACACCTGCACTCATTGTGAAAAGAGTTtctcatgtaaaaaaaatctccaGATTCACATAaaagttcacactggagagaaacctttcacCTGCCCTCAATGTGATAAGAGTTTTGCACAACAAATACAGCTTAGGTATCACAtacgaattcatacaggtgaaaagcCATTCTCGTGCCACCTGTGTGATAAGAGTTTTATACGGAAAGAAATTCTTAAGTATCACATGCGACTTCATACAGGTGAGAGACCTTTTTCATGTCATCTGTGCGATAAGAGTTTTAGACGAAAAGACAAGCTTAAGTATCACATACGACTCCATACAGGTGAGAGACCTTACTCATGCCATCTGTGTGATAAGAGTTTTATACAAAATGAAATTCTTAAGTCTCACATGCGACTTCATACAGGTGAGAGACCTTTTTCATGTCATCTGTGTGATAAGAGTTTCCGAAGTGCAAAAGACCTCAGAGTTCATGTGCGCTATCACTTGAACGACAGGCCGTTTAGCTGCGATCAGTGCGATAAGAAGTTTGTTTTTGCGTCTATGCTTAGAGAGCACCTTCAGATTCATTCAGGTGAGAGGCCGTATTTGTGTtctgtttgtgggaagagttttcaATCACACAGAAAAGTTCAAATGCACCAGAAAATACATACAGGTGTAAGAAGCCATGTGTGCTCTATGTGTGATAAAGCCTTTCTGAGAGCCTCAGACCTAAAGCGACACCTAAAGATCCAtgaagaaaaatcctgaaagTGCTCACATTGCTGAAGAGTTTTATTGAGTTAAGGAGGCTAATAAAACACAAGTGACTCACAGAGAAAAGTGCTGTCCACAAATAGTGGAACTTTATTCTTTAGGTCCTTTTCCACCGGGACTCACACAGTGTTGCACCTGATCGGTGACCAGAATTGTGCAGGGTTATATTGTCTTACTTTGCATAtgttaatataatattataaagagttcagatgcagAATCTTCTAAGTGCGTCTGGTATGATTTCTTGTTACGTAGCGTTTTGTTAATTAGTTGAcaatatttctgaatggcctgagggaTTTGCTGATTTGATGGCACTAAAGTATGAGCTTCGAAAGTATTAGTTTACAATAGTTATCTTATTTTTACTGTATGTGGCAATTAGCAGCTTTTCATCTGAACTTTTCATATATTGTTGTTGACGTTCAAAGAGCACACACCTATCCCCCTCCTCTGATTATCATCAATACTGCTGTAAAGAGGGTGAAGCTGAACTCTGACCTCAGATGAACTGAACTGCAATCCTCCAGTTTTTATACAAATGCTGCTATCCCATCTGCATATTGTTTGCACTACAATGTatacatactgtaaataaactGTACTTTTATGTGCCGCAATGTATTTTTCTcctttttaaacactttatattacttatttttattttttcttataattttgtgtaattttGTATAATGCAGACTTGAGGGAATGTAATTTTAATACTCTGTATGTCCTGTACATATGCAGAATTGTCAAGCAAGTTTACAGTGACTTTTTTACAAGGGgcttttattatattattattattattattaattaatttatttatttattctttgaaGCTCAAAACAAGGTACAGGTAACACATAATGACAAatgataacaacaacaacaaaaaagatacaaaacaGAACGACTAGGGGTGAAGATATatcatataaattaaatatttaaaaattaaatgtgttgATCACCAAAAGAATAGGACATCAAAAAAATGGAAATGGATTACAGAAAGACATAGTTTTTAAGGCTTATTATGCATTATGATTGAAGTGAGCTATTTTTCAAACTCTTTCATAAAAAACTAGAGAGTTTTAGCTTtcaaaattttacatttataaatgtggAACTTGTCAAGTAGCAATATtagattaataataaaaaattatctcTCTAGATTTATCATAATCTACAAAACGTAGTACTTTACCACATCCTTCCAAAACagggacttttattttggttCCCGGAGCCTGTCGTGTGGTGACGTCATAAGGAGTGCGCTGTTGCTCATATTTCGGTTGAGGGAAGGTTGATGTTGTTGTGTGAGGTAAATAAAAcgatataaaatattattaaatttttAACTAATTTACTCCAACAACTTAAATGTTACCGAAGCAACTTTCGATAATATTACAATATTGTAAGACTTTATTGTGAAGTACTGAGAGAGTCTTTCTTTTGAACAACTGCAATGAGTTGAGTTTAGTCTctgaaacaaacataaaaacatgaagaaaaaaattatttctttttCAAACCATTCAGGTTTGTATGTTCTGCTAATGAGGGTTTTTGTTTGAGAgagagtgtttttttttttttgaggaatgcAAGTTAACATACATCTTTATAAATTCACATCCATACTTTTATAGTATGTTGCAGATCTAAATTGAAATCTTAATTCCTTGAAAATCTTACAATTCACTGCAGATATATGTGAATTCAACATcttatttattcttttattttaaaatcaatttAACCTAGTTTAGTCACGTATCTTATGGGGTGggttcccagacagggtttatgttaagccaggactaagccttatattaggacatttaagtagtatttacaaacatacctttaaaataatactaGTGTACATCTAGGGACAAAATAtctaatgttagttaatgtcaatatagttattcatgttagttgtTGGTTCCTTATTTATGTTAGCAGTTACGTCTTTTGATTTTATAATTGAATTGGTAAATGccaaaattaacatgaactaagattaataaatgctatagaagtattgttcatgttagctaatgcaatTACTATTTGTTAAGAAATACAGCCTTATTGTAAGGTGTTACCGCAGTATTTTCTATCAGTAAATCATTCACCAACCACTGAGAATCCCATAATAGTCAACCAGTAATATGAATATTAAATAACTAAATCCCCTCCATGTTTCATAAAGTTTGATGTTTGAGTCTTGTGGCTACCACACATGCAAATTAAGCTGATATACTGCATAATATCACAGATCACTAATTTGATGTGTTCTAGGGCTGCAGTATACTGATAgagtcttttctttcttttcctaGAAAGATGGGAAACATGTTTGTTAtataattttcagtttttaaatatatttttgattatgtaattgatttgaaaaacTTAAAGCATTATTGTATTgcatataatttattaaattatttagcaAGTTACTGCAGACTGCTTTAGTACAATT belongs to Paramisgurnus dabryanus chromosome 2, PD_genome_1.1, whole genome shotgun sequence and includes:
- the LOC141281864 gene encoding uncharacterized protein — its product is MIHTGERPHACSHCEKTFIHKCELRDHMMIHTGERPFACPQCNKCFITKARLNVHIKTHSTESPYICHQCGKSFVCKGYLEQHMITHSLTHKSHKTFLCAQCGKSFSQKRYFNAHVRSHTIDGSYTCTHCEKSFSCKKNLQIHIKVHTGEKPFTCPQCDKSFAQQIQLRYHIRIHTGEKPFSCHLCDKSFIRKEILKYHMRLHTGERPFSCHLCDKSFRRKDKLKYHIRLHTGERPYSCHLCDKSFIQNEILKSHMRLHTGERPFSCHLCDKSFRSAKDLRVHVRYHLNDRPFSCDQCDKKFVFASMLREHLQIHSGERPYLCSVCGKSFQSHRKVQMHQKIHTGVRSHVCSMCDKAFLRASDLKRHLKIHEEKS